The sequence agtgactttgctataggtgTTGTTTTAAGGCAGTGGAAAGGTAAAAATTTTCACGTGATTTATTATGCTAACAAGGTTTTACCATCAAGAGCAATAGACGTTCATCATCCATCAAAGAGAACTTTTACAATGAATGGGCAACGATTGAAGCACTATTTGGGAGGAAATTTTAACAGCGAAAGGGTGTCTGTTGTGCTTTCAATTCCAAAGTAGAAGAGTGGGGAAAGTCTAGATAACGACTTAAATTTTAGCGCTTTTCGGGAGGCAACCCGATttattttgaacaaattttattttcgaatcttgaattatttttagttgttaggatttttattaattttgtttttattttgtttcaaagtTAATTTAGTTAGTGAATTTTTAGAGTTAATTGTTTGGTAGTTtaggattaattttttttttaactacttttcctttattttcaggAGAAAAAGGGCTTTTTACATACCCAGTGAAAGGAGCTGCGGCGGGAGGCATTGAGTGCCACGGCTGATTCTTCAAAGGTTGCTCATAAGAGGACCCGAGGCTAAATAGCCGCGGCTGGTAAGGCTTTGCACCGCAGCGGTCACCCCCATTGAACTTCTCTTGTAAAAATTAGGGCTTTGCACTGTAGTAGAAAGACTTGAGCGCCGCTGCGCGATAAGTAAGTGGGTGTTTTAAAAGGgccattttccttcatttttcatgaatagtttttctcattttcttatcttttctccactttctttttatttttcgatcctaatcatatttaaacttcgaattctttgttttcttttgggatTACTCACGGGTTTTGGAGATTTGTCAAGATTGAAGCTTCATTCGGTGTAATTTTGGAAGGAAAATCGCAGATCCAGTCCATCTTCTTGTTGGGTCACGATTTGGGATGATTGTTTCTACCTTTTTGCTACAATTTGGACACCACTAAATGAGAAAGGAGCGATTTTTCGATGTGCaccaaaaattcatcaaaaaaggagtttttattttccttccttttccttactttattttctttcgttCATTGAAGGCAATGAAAGTAATTAAGTTTGGGGGGAACGATTCATTTCTTCTGGGTTTAGCTAAGTtcagttaaaaatgtttttttttttttttttaacttcttgatTTTTTAGCATTATTTTTTGAGTTGATTCATATAGTCAATGATAATATCTTGATTGCTATGATACATGGTTGTTGAGATGGAATTTGATATTACTTAGATTTTGAGGATAATTTGGATGTTTGTTCTATTTGGATTTGAGATTCAATGTTGATCTAGTATGGTGATTTCGATAACGATCCTGTTTTGCATGCTTAGAGACATTTTATTTAGACAATTGTGGATGATTAGAGATCTCAACAAATTTTAGAGCTTGGCCGATTGTTACTCAAGGCAAAATCCTAGATTTTCATGTTACTTAGGAGATGATTTAGGCCATTTTTGGATCGTTTGAGTTTTTCTTACCTTACCCAGAATATTTTGTCTGCTAGTTACCTATTTGAGCCCTTTTATATAATGATacccttatttttctttctttaaaccTATCTTCCTACCTATTTTAAGCCTAAACACTTATCCTTACCcttgatgagaacatttacatgtttgttatttattttgtttaagagTGAAAGTATCTTATTAAGGAAAGAATGGAAATGTGTATTGTTAACCCAGTTATAATAGAGAAATAAGTTTGGggtttttgaagaataaaaggaagagtgtgcataaaaaaaaaatggcattagTGGTGAAATATGAGcacgaaagaaagaaaaagtatgaAAAGTTTCAAGATGATATGAAGTGATGTTAGTATTAAAAGCTCTTAAGTCTATTACAGTTTGTTCAATTATGAGTGTTCTCATGCTTTGAATTTATCCTTTCCATTCTTTGTGAGCCAACACCTTAGCCTAACATTACAAGCTTATTAAAGACCTTTTAATCTGAGGTAACATGATGAATCCACATTAGTGGAGAGTAACAAGAAAGCCAAGCCTATGAGATTTGATATCATACATTACTTGTTAGAGGTCGACTTtgtctataattatttttataaaattatctaGGTAGTAGAATTGATTGTTTGAAAGGTTGCTTACTTGGATTTTTCAAAAGATTGAATGGAATGAATGTCTGAGTAatccttctaatttttttaatgttcgaTAGATTCTTGACAGCTTTGTGTTATTAGTAATTTTTGAgacaatattattaattaaacttgacgaatgaatttgattttggaaGTTTGAGAAGTTTTGAGTCTTGATTTAGTTTgtgatttaattgtttttagaatatttttaggttagatttattttgtttttgctcGAGGACTAGCAAAATGTTAAGTTTGGGGGAATTTGATAAATCGATTTAGGGCGACTTATTATCTATGATTTAACTTGATATTTCATtagtttaagagtaattttatctcaacaatcattatttttattgttttaggtcTCCAATAGCCAAGAGTATGAAAAGGGAGCAATATAAggcaaaattggaagaaaaatatgaagttcgGCGAAAATGTGAAAACTACCACGGCGGGAGCTCTCAAGCATCACCGCGGCCTCTTACGTGACAATCTGCGTAACTCACCCGAGAGGAAAGCATCGTTGCGGGAAGGACTTAAGCGCCGCAGCGTACGCATGTGGAAAATCATAGTTAGGGACCCAAGACAAACCCATCGTGGCAAAAGACACTAAGCACCGCGGCccgatatttaaaatttgaaaattattcgtcCTTATCTCATTATGTTCAGATCCGAATTAGGTGGGACGTCAGTTTACGATACTAGGGCTATAAATAGATGAAAGTAGGGTTTATTTGTGGATCTTGGAGACCTGGGAGAAGGAGGATCTTGAAGACCTAGGAGAAGAGAGAGCTTGGAGAACAAGAAGGGGATTTGCagatttccttctatttttctagtttattcttccattttttttataattgtaattCAGGATGTTTGTTCTTCATCTTAAGATGAACTAATTTCCTTTGTCTAAGGCTGAGATGTAGCTCAATCACGATTTATGtttttgattggtttaaattaattctctgttttgcatcaatttatttgtgtatCTATTCTGCGCTTAATGCTCTCAATTCTTAAGGGCCcaagttttgattgattttatgatttaggtTGATAACGAGAGTTAGAATCTAAATTAGATCCATAGAATAGATTACATTAGAATGAATAAATAGTAAAGATACATTACCATGTTCTAAGAGATTAATAGTTAAATCTATAATAATTCCATAGATCTTAATTACTCCTTTAGACTTAAATTCACATAGAGATATGTTGGGTTAGTAATTTAAGGAGcaatatgatatattttgagagaaaatattggtTGGCTTAGGGAATTAAATCTCCAAATAAAGCATAACAGGAATTAGGTCAAGCAATCAATTGCATGAAAAGTGTTTGTAGTGAAATCAAAAGCCCTAGATCGTTtaaatcataagagtttgaatttattttctttaattgtttaAGTTGCTTTCTTCCACAACTTTAAATATTCGATTGATCAAATAGTagtagaaataataaattttagtaattagTAGCGTAGTCCTTGTGGGTTCGATATCCGTACTTAGGTACAATTATATTACTTTAACGATTCGTATACTTGCGAACCAACATATCAatacacactagtgtactcaccataggaaactcatcccaatggcTAAAATCAATCATCCCTTCAATTAAGAGGtgatgcactacaacctctactGGGTTGCATAAGCCCATGAACTAGTTGTGaccaagtcatctatttgcaaaaaacccatgacttggatcttctgtgcaacttcCAATGCACCTAGGTTACGTATAATGcaaaagatgaaaacataatGCATAAaaataggatagataaaagtgaaccagaactttattaataaataaaatctaaaagtttattacatcatattatgcttttaagggttctatcctaacacCTTattataatcaagaaagataaAAACACTTGTACTCACTGTTTTCTTACTCCTTATGTATCTTTAGATAATGTGCCCTTCACTTTTTAGTGTTTTACTCATGCTCTTCTATTTTAAGGTACATTGGAACTCGTTAGTTGGCCTTAAGGAAAGGAAGTTCTAGGTTGTCATTGGATTTTTTTACTATTGAGTACATTCCAAATGGGACTATAGATTGGTTGAAGGCTTGGTTAATTGCTAAGGGGTATACTCAAACTTAtgacatgaattatttttatactttttctcTTGTTGCTCATCTTAATTCAATATGCATTACAATTTTCATAGTTATTAATTTTGTGTTGAGCCTACAATAGTTAGATGTGGAAAATGCATCTTACATGGTGATTTTAATAAGGAACTCTATATGGAGCAACCATCAAGGTTTGTTACTCAAGTGGAGTTAAGAGTTAGAATTTGCAAACTAAATAAGGTTATTTATGTATTAAAGCAATATCCATGAGCTTGGTTATATAAATTGGGTACTATTCTTCTATCATTTGGTGTTAGAAGATGTAATTTTGGTAACTCATTATTTATTCTCAAGAGGGACACTAGCATAATAGCACTCATTGTGTATATGgatgatattattatttcttgtaGTGATGTTACAAGTATTAAAGAAGTAAAAGGTTAGTTGAAGAGGACCTTTCAACCAAAGGATCTTGTGTTATTTCATTACTTACTAGGCATTGAGGTTGCACATAGTAGAGGTGAGATTGTTTTGTCCTAAAGGAAGTATATATTGGATTTGCTTAATGAAACTGACACTACTCGTATTGACACTCTTATGGAGCAAAATGTGAATCTTAATGGAGATGATGGCCTTGTGTTTTCAACTAAATGAAGATATAATAGTCTTGTAGCAAGCTCAATAACTAGATGAGAAAGCTCAATAACTAGATGCAATTACCTAAATCCATCAAAGCAATATTTCCATCATTGCAAGTATGTAAAAATGTCTAATATTAATAAGATGATATTAGAATTAATCTCAGCCACGATTGCCTTCTTAGGAtacattgctttttcttttttcatggatttatgaagtttgattttatatatgcaTTTTAACCTTAATTTCATCATAAGAGATCTTCAAGAATTGTACTATAAAGTATTTTTACTAATATGCTAGTATATATGAACATGAATAGTTGGATACAATATATTTAGAactttattattgttatttttttttttagaattcatTCTATAGCTATGCACAGGTTAGATTGTTGGTGTTATGATATaagaaaaaagttcaaaatctTAATTCATGCATTCTAAACATGATCTATACATATAtacaatgttttcagaaccggaccggtcatcgaaccgaaaaagttaccggttcactgGTTGGACCGGTGGCCAAACCGGTGACGtcattaatatataatttatatattattaaaaataaaaataattataaataatttaaaatatatatgaataaattaaaattcaataatattattttatatctttgatattatcaaattaaatcatattaatattttaaattttattaaatgaaatatgtataatatttaaatgtgaatatattaaaaatgaaaatttaaactaattttataatttttaaaaatattatattatttttatttaatattattaaaaatttaaaatcttatatatattgttttttttttgacatatcACATAACAAAATGCATGTTGTCAAGTGGTGTTTTAGGTAGACTACAGGACCGGAGGTTCAAGGTTCAAACCCTCTTGGTGGAgatttgttatgtttttttcaACTCTTATAGAAGCCATCCTCACTGTAGGCAAAGACACAACCTAGTCTTGTGGGCTCAAGACTCAGCCCATAAAATGGTTGGGGTAGGTGTGTGGGCTTTGTCATAAAACAGGCCCAGCATGGGCTttagttaaaaacatttaaattatatggAATCCTTCCATGATTACAAAATGAGGGGTACCTTCAACCGTTCGGTTCGTTTAGAATTCCACCGGGTCACCGGTCCGCTGGTTTAGGCGTGGCCAGAccataaaaattttcatgattaAGAATAAGCTTTTGTCATGAATTTTCCTCTGAGCTTAAATGTAATAATttgcaattaaatttttttttttatgcataaaaagaatttttcactatgaacaatttttcttttagatagTGACATTTtgccattattttatttttcctaataaaaaataattagtactCACCAGAATTGTAGCAATGAATCCATCACAAATTTTTGTTCCAAAAATTCTTTTaccataaaatatcattttttttactcatgAATTAATTGGCAACAAAATCTCATATTCGGTAATGAGTCATGCTTCTTCCTCCCATTTTCATCATGGTTTTAACCACATGCCTATAACCTTGTGGTGATTGAAtgtatgaaaaaagaaatttgtatgtattagaggtaaaaaaaaaaaaaaaatcttcttgatCACCACTTTCCATGTTAAcaagttgcaaaaaaaaaaaaaaaatgatagaaatgataagaaaaataatattattataatgaataattttaccaaacatacttaagtTATATTTTATTAGCTTGACATAACATGAAATGGGATAAATGAAGGGATcgataatatatcatataacatttttttttttttttgtaataagaTATGATAAGTTATCTCATCACTTATTATATCTAatccaatgttttcagaatcagACCAGtcattaaattgaaaaagttatcGATTCACAGTTCATCAGTTGAACTGACAATCAAATTACAATTAAACTGagaatttcataaatatatattttatatattattaaaattaaaaaaaaataaactcaaattagaaattttaaaaattaatataaaatgaaaataaattaaacaaaaatataaaatctaaacaaaATGTGGAAATGATTCGaatataaattgatttaatgaaaaatgaataataaataatgaatattcaataaatcaatatgcaataaaatattaaatattaaaacaaaaattaaaatgcaaTATTCCAACTTTGCAACTCTAGTGGGTGATTTGGAGGATTGTCGACAGCGGGTCTGATGGTGGTAGTTGCTCCAACAATGGTGCAGTGGAGGAGAGTGCAGGGTGAAGAGGGAGCAAGGGGCAGCGACAGGTTAGGGTTGCTGGGGAGGAGAGGGAAGAGAGGGGGTGGGGAAGGATATGTTTCATACTCAACAAAATGGGCTCattttgatgaagaaaaaataaaataaataaaacaactttgAACTGTTTAATTCGGAACAGGCCTTGATTCACCAGTTTGACCGTTAGTTCATTCAATTTGCGACTCTTCTAAACCCTAAACAACTTAAATCACCAAACCAAATTAAAACGGTGATCGACCGACAATTGGACCAATTGGACAAGTcgattgggtttttaaaatcatgatataaTCTTCAATCAAACGTGAGATATGATAATTAGTAGAATTATTATTCaccattttttatatcttttataaataGATATATTAATCCTAAGGTATAGGATATGTATATTGcatgtatcataattttttttttgttttatcaatccttttttttttcataacaccaattttataaaataaaatttttttattaaaaaaattaagttatgattaaaaaaagaactaaaaaattttatgaaataatactAGTATATCTACTATTTAACACACACATatctatatattatttttatatattgaataacataatataattttttttaatttaaaatattttaatactaaatattgtcaataaataaacaaatagttatttattaaattttaaattatagaacaatttctaaataacattaaacataaaagaaatttcatttttttaatatcaaatattaggagactataattttttttttttttaacaaatatggaacattaaatataatatatactttgttcattttacaaactaaatacAAGTATAACATAGAATAagataattgatgaaaaaatttatCCATCCCATTACCAACCAAACATAGAAATTGATATAATATCctctttttttatcttatcaCATATCATATCCAACGACCTAAACATTGCCTAAGATATCATGTTCATCAgatataatattcaaataaatcatatttaattgtaAAGAATATCCTTTGTAAAGTCAACCAAATGTAGCCTTAATGCGTTTAATTCATTAACCTGAAATCAGCGAGTTCAAAGAAAAGTACTCTCACTATACTCGTACCAAATAGGGAGGGCACTGGAAAGAAAGCATTCATCATTCTATGAGACTTCTCTATTCCATTCAATGTTAAACCGAAATCAGATCTTCACAAGACCCTCAAAATCAGAGAGAAGACCAACCCTATTTGATGTGTAAAATGACTTACAATGTACAGGGAATGGATTGTtaaatctcattatttttcccCTCAAACAAAATATACAGAGTAGATTTCCAGACAAGAAACCTGATCAATGTGTAATGACTTGTCATGTACTACTACAAACAGATGTTTGGCACGGCACCTAGCACAAATAGCAAGTAAATAAACCGTATCTATTagtaaatatattcattttccaGATTGTGTcattaactcaattttttttttctttttgctaatAAAGACGGTCCTCTGGAGCAAGAACCTAGTGTCTATGCATTAGCATATGCCTGCACAACATCAACAATTGAAGCTCTACAGATTGGGCATTTCCCAGTGCTCGACTGCAATTCATGGGCGCACTTGAGACAGGTACACATGTGACCACATCTGAAAGACATGACAAAAGTTTTATCGCAAGATGAGTCCTCATCATGCTAAAAGTTGGAAgtgagaatttaaatttttaaaagaaagctTGGCTTCAAAAGCAACTTACCTGTATAAAAGTGAGTCGATTTTCTTTTCATAACAAAGACAGCAATTTCCTTTCCTTGGTGCTGAGTTGAGTGATTTCTTCCCCTGCCTTCCAACTGCGATAAAAATTGAAAGTTGTTCATTGAGACAGAAAGAGTGAGATTTTACGAGTACTTGGAGCATATCAGCccaatcattttcattttgggctctgattaaaaaacaaaatggaacTGTATTTGTTGTTGCACCATGAGAGTTATTAACTGTTGGACAGAAGAAAATGACATCTTCATGGCCAAAGCCTGCtgcaatcaaaatatttttcttctgcTCCTACTTCTTTCACCATAGTCATCACTATTAGACCCAGAATACAATTGGTACATTTCAACAACTCTACCATAGTCACCCACCACTTATTAGTTATTATTACCATAACTACTTACTTACACACAGCTGCCTTTTGATGCCACCATGGCCACCTCTTCTTCAAATGACTAGCAAATGAACCTACCAATCTCACCCCATTAATACCATTCCATCACCACTGGTCTTAGTGAACACACACATTGTTTTCACATAGAAAATTACTGCTTTTTTTGCTTGGCCAGAAGAAAGTAAACAAGTTGTCTTCTTGCCTACTAGAAATCTTGAGCCAGTCTATGCATCATTATGAATATCTTTTAATCTTATACACTACTGTTGGATGAGAGTAAACACTAAATAGCAGACACCCTATCAGGGCTACAATAACCCCTTTCAAAAAGTAACATCTTGAATCTGAGCATGATCTGGATCCTACAATGTCTATACTAAAACATTATAATGATTAGATTGTTTCagacaaaataattttagaatacTAGTTTAGACAACTTCTTTTCAGAAGTTCAGAAAGATGAGTTTCTAATACTGTTCAAAATCATTGAATCATCATTGTTTTTAGCACCAGACAATCTTCTGTGTGTTGTGGTTCCTGCAGTACTTGGCATATATACCACATGCCCCTACATTGTCCTTTTGTAGAAAAACTTCTGAGTGTTTTCAAGTATGTGtgaataaggaaacaaaaacaagaagacaacaaaaaaagaaaccaTATTAGGTCAAACTTCCATGAgtcttctataatttttttcatcacttCAATAAAGAAGCCTCCTTATTTGTAACCAATTTTTTAGGCTCTATTTGGATCATGAAAAGTGTAAGGGAGAAGATGAGAGAAAggtaaaaggaaatgaaataaaaagggaaggaaaataaacaatgagTTTGAGCTTAACAAATTCTTTGTCAGATCCTTCTCCAACTTTATGCACCTTTTTTATATAGAGAAAAcagaagaatttaaattatacaagttttcaattaattttggtTATATTTcgtttttctttgcattttccatGGGAAGCCAAGTTAGAGATAAGAAACTAGCACATTCAACTTTCTCAACTCACCAGAATGACTTGCAGCTGAAACCTTCTGCTTCATGAATTGTTGCAATTTTACCTGCATATTCATGCAGCAATTTATTGATTTTCGTAGCTCAGCCATCTCATGATGGAGTTGCTTCATTTGTCCTCTCAAATCATATATGAGATCCATTTCCTGTAAGTCTAGAAACATTATTCCATTGGCCAGACAGACATTCAAGAACCTTATCCAACATTAATTGCAAGTAGATAGGAGAACTCACAATTGAAGGACGACTAGTAATGGAAGATGATTGTGGACTACCCTGATAGTAAAATTGAGGTGCAGATGGGGAAGCAGATGGGGATAGAGATGGATGTAGTTGCAAAGATGAAGAAGGAACTTGATCAGAATCATCACTAACTTCCTGATTTTGAAACTGACCCCCTGACctgaataaagatggagaaggCAACTGCAATGATGATGTATCTTCATTGAAATAATCACTTGTGTTGCAGCTCTGATGCACAACAGAAATCTcttgtcttcttctttcttcttctaacTCTACTTCTCTTTGACTACCCTCTGGATGCAGTTGTTGCTGTAAGTGAGACGTCATCAATTGGTCCATCCTCTCCCGGAAGTCACTTGCTAGAAAAGTTGAGACTCTTCTTCTGCACATAGAAATTAGAATGTTAAATTGCAGTGAGCATAACTACATGCTTCAGAAAGCCAATTTACAGTTAGCATGGTCCCACATATTATCTTCCATTATGGTACTGAACATACCACATTTAGATCTTCATTGATCCATTTGCTTCTCCAATTTAGGTCAATATACCCTGGGTTCTGATCATTATATCCTACTTTTACATTTTTGTCTTTGCTTCCAGCTACAGTTACTTGGCCACGCTTAATGCATAAATGTCTATGTTGTTATTGTTGTGTGTGGGTGTGTGCATTTGCATGGGAGAGTTTCATGTTGAAAAGCTTCTGCTTGATTGTCCCAAAGCAtttgtttaatttcatttctcttGCCCTTTCAGACTCTGTTTCTTGTCGCACCATTTACATTGTTGTTCTTTTAGCTACCAATGGCCTAGTTTTTATGAGCTTAAAAGTAtattagaagaaagaaacatgGAAGAAATTAAGAGATAAAAACAGAACTTGGCATACCTTTCAAGGAGTTGTCGTATCTCCTCATTGTCCGAGTTACTTTCAAGCATCTCCTGGTACCATGCTTGCCTGAGATCTTCCCAATATCTCCGTGGGCGAGAAATTTCACTAAACCAGTCATAATGGGTTCCAAATAAATTCAGTTCTCCaacctcttcttcttctgcaTTAATATTCATATCCCAATTATTCAAGGTTGTCATTCTATCGGCAGTTTCTTGCTCTTGTGAGTCAAGACTGCCAACCTCAAAGCTTGGCCCTTGCCATGTATCTGAACTTGGACCAGCATCTTCCTGAACATATTCTGTTGCATATGACATCAACTGCTCTGCTGAGGTTGTACTCTGTGGCTCACTAGTACTGACTTCCTGACGATGAATGTCTTCACTGATCTGATTGGAAGTAGGAGAATTTTCAAAAGCCAGGGTGTTATTTGGAGGGCTTCTTGAATTTGGAACACAACTTTGGGCTGTCACACTACCATGCTCAACTCCTGTGCTAAATCTCTCCCTGAATTTAGTTTAGGTTCCATGTTAACGAAAAAATTAGATTGTAATCCTACTAATAAAACATCAAGAGCATATGTTGAATAAGGGCTTCAAGAAGGTTAAAGTTTTCCAAAAATCCCAGTAACTATTCCATTTAGTAAGGCTTCTCTACATTATTTCAGTGGCTCTGCAAGTCCTGACGActctttaaaattcattttcatataaGTTTGAGAACTTATTGGATGTATAGAATCTCCTCACTAGCTTTCTTGAGTTAGCCATGTAACTCAAGGCTATCCCACCATTATGCCTAACTCCTGTACTATATTTGTCACTGAATTTTATCTAGATTCCATTGCGGTTCAACTAATTTTGAGAGAATATCTCATTGGCTTCAACAAGGCCAAAGGTCTGAATAAGTAATCACCCCTCAATTCAAACTAAGACTTATCAACTGGAAGGGCTGGTGAATATTCAAGGTTCATCTTCATATGAATTTTAGTTGTAGCTGTTAGGCCACTTACAACCTAATGGAGAGCAATTAACAATTCCCCCACTCTACagcaattaatataatatagaGCATTTTGGATAAGCAGTGATATTGTAAAACTCATATGCTGTCAATCTACAATGAAAATCCCAAGATCCAgaatttaataagataaatctATTTACCATTTTGATTCTTCTTCAATAGGGGAGATTACATCAAGGTAAATGTATTTAAGAATTCTTATAAGTgctcatataattttttaatgctCTCCTCCTTACCAATGTCCGCTAAACAACAGTTGGTTAAAATTGCACAGGAcatcatatttcattaatttctttacGTTGAATAAAGAAACAGCCTAAACCCTCATGCGTTGAAACTAGCATCTTATCACATTCTATTGAGTGATTGTAGTAAGTCTCCTCCATGGTGTAATGCCTTTTGTTTCTAGTTTTGCATACCACAGAAAAATATTCCGAACCCTCAAAGCATAGAAtgcattatttttatcttttcatagGGAATAACAGGTTCAACAATCAAGGATAATTCAAAGTAGCTGAATCACTTTGCAAATGTATTGCATCAAGGAAGGATGATGATCAAATTGAATAAACAATTTCCTGATCATCCTAAGACAGATTAAGTCAATGCATATGTGAAAACAGAAAAGAATTTTACCTGAGAAGCATGATGCCAGATCCTTGTGACGGGCCCAATTCAGATCCTCTTGACATTGGCCGCAGTTGATCATGTACTGTCATTCCCTGGTGTAGGAATCTAAGCCTAAG is a genomic window of Vitis riparia cultivar Riparia Gloire de Montpellier isolate 1030 chromosome 1, EGFV_Vit.rip_1.0, whole genome shotgun sequence containing:
- the LOC117906208 gene encoding uncharacterized protein LOC117906208 isoform X1, which gives rise to MASSQVEIASSSPFGCVLRDHNRREPPCRDSNAQAAFHNNLKVFVRDHARPSISIIPSDENSHPPPAAFYCWIPQQQGIRHRRRSLSFRTNREEKSKDMSGRESEIMDQWVTRQAQETVSTTERHTHEAQLLSPSQFPPDHSPSQSSNSPDVPNLGASSLVQMWEARVSRSDSLNSLAVSRTNSGFSYTEIAEEPSSRPSEVCEPAGERYDTHTNNGDSYPDWDSERTAPSDQPLSSQGQDSDAGENERVRVADIIRRLTSGKHRAQNSLMCCSDDNDHEQPVVTSPRLRGRQAYINLLTQMEHDRQRELGRVADCQAVSRFPHRGRIQSMLRLRFLHQGMTVHDQLRPMSRGSELGPSQGSGIMLLRERFSTGVEHGSVTAQSCVPNSRSPPNNTLAFENSPTSNQISEDIHRQEVSTSEPQSTTSAEQLMSYATEYVQEDAGPSSDTWQGPSFEVGSLDSQEQETADRMTTLNNWDMNINAEEEEVGELNLFGTHYDWFSEISRPRRYWEDLRQAWYQEMLESNSDNEEIRQLLERRRVSTFLASDFRERMDQLMTSHLQQQLHPEGSQREVELEEERRRQEISVVHQSCNTSDYFNEDTSSLQLPSPSLFRSGGQFQNQEVSDDSDQVPSSSLQLHPSLSPSASPSAPQFYYQGSPQSSSITSRPSIEMDLIYDLRGQMKQLHHEMAELRKSINCCMNMQVKLQQFMKQKVSAASHSVGRQGKKSLNSAPRKGNCCLCYEKKIDSLLYRCGHMCTCLKCAHELQSSTGKCPICRASIVDVVQAYANA
- the LOC117906208 gene encoding uncharacterized protein LOC117906208 isoform X2 gives rise to the protein MASSQVEIASSSPFGCVLRDHNRREPPCRDSNAQAAFHNNLKVFVRDHARPSISIIPSDENSHPPPAAFYCWIPQQQGIRHRRRSLSFRTNREEKSKDMSGRESEIMDQWVTRQAQETVSTTERHTHEAQLLSPSQFPPDHSPSQSSNSPDVPNLGASSLVQMWEARVSRSDSLNSLAVSRTNSGFSYTEIAEEPSSRPSEVCEPAGERYDTHTNNGDSYPDWDSERTAPSDQPLSSQGQDSDAGENERVRVADIIRRLTSGKHRAQNSLMCCSDDNDHEQPVVTSPRLRGRQAYINLLTQMEHDRQRELGRVADCQAVSRFPHRGRIQSMLRLRFLHQGMTVHDQLRPMSRGSELGPSQGSGIMLLRERFSTGVEHGSVTAQSCVPNSRSPPNNTLAFENSPTSNQISEDIHRQEVSTSEPQSTTSAEQLMSYATEYVQEDAGPSSDTWQGPSFEVGSLDSQEQETADRMTTLNNWDMNINAEEEEVGELNLFGTHYDWFSEISRPRRYWEDLRQAWYQEMLESNSDNEEIRQLLERRRVSTFLASDFRERMDQLMTSHLQQQLHPEGSQREVELEEERRRQEISVVHQSCNTSDYFNEDTSSLQLPSPSLFRSGGQFQNQEVSDDSDQVPSSSLQLHPSLSPSASPSAPQFYYQGSPQSSSITSRPSITYRKWISYMI